In the Nitrospiria bacterium genome, one interval contains:
- a CDS encoding V-type ATP synthase subunit F, which translates to MDRIVAVLDRDTALGFRLSGVEVRKADTMEELQERLEELLREKNARLVILDEEMVRRLPEKLERRLEHSTEPLFLPIPTVKIWREAVPPEEYAARLIRRAIGYQIRIRK; encoded by the coding sequence ATGGACCGCATTGTGGCCGTTCTCGACCGGGACACCGCGTTGGGTTTTCGTCTGAGCGGGGTCGAGGTGAGAAAGGCCGATACCATGGAGGAGTTGCAAGAGCGGCTCGAAGAACTGTTGAGGGAAAAGAACGCACGGCTTGTGATCCTCGATGAGGAGATGGTTCGTCGGCTCCCGGAGAAATTGGAGCGGCGGCTCGAGCACAGCACCGAGCCGTTGTTTCTGCCGATTCCGACGGTCAAGATCTGGCGGGAAGCGGTGCCGCCGGAGGAGTACGCGGCCCGGCTGATCCGCAGGGCCATCGGCTACCAGATCCGGATCCGGAAATAG
- a CDS encoding V-type ATPase subunit, which produces MSDFNCLAARLGAMRSRLLTRRAYEELIVLPDFPAILAALLNGPYGPAIEAAGEAEADPVKIEEGLRRDFSATLTKLLRMSGDEPRVWVEMLLAYWDLYNLKTILRGKQILLPPEEIVRSLIPTATYDEPALRELAKQPSLRAVVDLLLTWRSPHAAPLTEALRDYHEARDLYLLELALDRFYFRQPGRIDADGWILESERSTHQKSLRAFLGHLADKTNLMTALKMADERAVFLERGRFFLPGGTSFPYGDFVKVLEAGGLAEALLRVRATRFGPVLAGLGEPPPGLGTLAWVEKQLERATLRTAHRIHRTDPLGVGVVMAFLWDKIHELMNLRMIVRGRLVNLPEPTLLGLLTMEV; this is translated from the coding sequence ATGTCCGATTTTAACTGCCTGGCCGCGCGTCTGGGTGCGATGCGATCCCGGTTGTTGACGCGAAGAGCCTATGAGGAATTGATCGTCCTTCCGGATTTCCCGGCGATCCTGGCCGCCCTGCTGAACGGCCCCTATGGGCCGGCCATCGAGGCGGCAGGGGAAGCGGAGGCGGATCCGGTCAAGATCGAGGAAGGGCTCCGACGGGATTTCAGCGCGACTCTCACCAAACTCCTTCGGATGTCCGGCGATGAACCCCGGGTCTGGGTGGAGATGCTGTTGGCGTATTGGGACCTCTATAACCTCAAGACGATTCTCAGGGGAAAACAGATCCTCCTGCCGCCGGAAGAGATCGTCCGTTCCCTGATCCCCACGGCCACCTACGATGAGCCCGCGCTCAGGGAGCTGGCCAAGCAGCCGTCGCTCCGGGCCGTCGTCGATCTCCTCCTGACCTGGCGGAGCCCGCATGCCGCGCCGTTGACGGAGGCCCTGCGGGATTACCATGAGGCGCGGGATCTCTATCTCTTGGAACTCGCGCTGGACCGATTCTATTTCCGGCAGCCCGGCCGGATCGACGCCGACGGATGGATCCTTGAATCGGAGCGTTCGACCCATCAAAAGTCCCTCCGTGCGTTCCTGGGCCACCTCGCGGACAAGACCAATCTCATGACGGCCTTGAAAATGGCCGATGAACGAGCCGTTTTTCTCGAAAGGGGAAGGTTTTTCCTCCCCGGCGGAACGAGTTTCCCGTACGGGGATTTCGTGAAAGTGCTCGAAGCCGGCGGTCTGGCCGAAGCCCTTCTGCGGGTCCGGGCGACGCGCTTCGGGCCGGTGTTGGCCGGGTTGGGCGAACCCCCCCCTGGGCTCGGAACGCTCGCGTGGGTCGAAAAACAACTGGAGCGCGCGACGCTTCGAACGGCGCACCGCATCCATCGGACGGATCCCCTGGGCGTCGGAGTCGTCATGGCTTTCCTTTGGGATAAAATCCACGAACTCATGAACCTCCGGATGATTGTCCGGGGCCGCCTGGTGAATCTTCCGGAGCCCACGCTTCTCGGCCTGCTGACGATGGAGGTTTGA